Proteins found in one Balaenoptera musculus isolate JJ_BM4_2016_0621 chromosome 4, mBalMus1.pri.v3, whole genome shotgun sequence genomic segment:
- the LRRIQ4 gene encoding LOW QUALITY PROTEIN: leucine-rich repeat and IQ domain-containing protein 4 (The sequence of the model RefSeq protein was modified relative to this genomic sequence to represent the inferred CDS: deleted 3 bases in 3 codons; substituted 1 base at 1 genomic stop codon), which produces MSNDSTKSGHSSRIHQKNDPQQVSDRTFFIDASNQSLLTIPAEILGLRELEEVHLENNQIAEIPKDIQHLRNVRILYLNKNKLKNLCPELGKLSNLEGLDLSDNPLPASSLRVLSGMRKLRELRLYRTDLAEIPILVCRHLHHLELLGLAGNHLKSLPKEMVNQTKLREIHLKRNNLKFSLWSCVVSTTWRSSTWMRTSXVSSQKRLEPDEAAEVLRGVQQPACSPGVAVPVFQAVGAGFIPQSPPLHPAHPGRALAGDGDWAEREPPGEGAAPPLQVDLAAPALPAQTGLRVLRRPFRRLVNLRFLDLSQNYLERCPLQICELQNLEILALDDNKICQLPSDFGLLSKLKILGLTGNQFSSFPEEILPLESLEKLYIGQDQGAKLTHMPECIRKLQSLKELYVENNYLKYLPVSLGSMPNLEILDCRCNLIKQLPDAICQAQALKELRLEDNLITHLPENLDSLVNLKVLTLMGNPMEEPPMIVCAEDTEAVWTYLKERRNMKTMATKIQAWWRGIMVRKGCGKFEDLLKLQKKGRNSPKDKKGKKDVKGKSVKKNKK; this is translated from the exons ATGTCAAATGACAGCACAAAATCAGGACATTCATCTAGAATTCATCAGAAAAATGATCCACAGCAGGTCTCTGATAGAACATTTTTCATTGACGCTTCTAATCAGAGCTTGCTTACCATTCCAGCGGAGATTTTAGGCTTACGAGAATTAGAGGAAGTGCATCTGGAAAACAACCAGATAGCAGAAATCCCCAAGGATATTCAGCATTTAAGGAACGTCAGGATCCTCTACCTGAACAAGAACAAGCTGAAGAATCTGTGCCCCGAGCTGGGGAAGCTGAGCAACCTGGAGGGCCTGGACCTGAGCGACAACCCGCTCCCGGCCTCGTCCCTTCGGGTCCTCAGCGGCATGCGCAAGTTGCGTGAGCTCCGCCTCTACCGCACGGACCTGGCGGAGATCCCCATCCTCGTCTGTAGACACCTTCACCACCTCGAGCTGCTCGGACTGGCGGGAAACCACCTGAAATCTCTGCCCAAGGAAATGGTGAACCAGACCAAGCTGAGGGAGATCCACCTGAAGCGAAAC AACTTGAAGTTTTCCCTCTGGAGCTGTGTGGTCTCTACAACCTGGAGGTCATCGACCTGGATGAGAACAAGCTAAGTGTCATCCCAGAAGAGATTG GAACCTGACGAAGCTGCAGAAGTTCTACGTGGCGTACAACAGCCTGCCTGTTCTCCCGGAGTCGCTGTGCCAGTGTTCCAAGCTGTCGGTGCTGGATTTATCCCACAATCGCCTCCACTCCATCCCGCACACCCTGGCCGAGCTCTCGCAGGTGACGGAGATTGGGCTGAGCGGGAACCGCCTGGAGAAGGTGCCGCACCTCCTTTGCAGGTGGACCTCGCTGCACCTGCTCTACCTGCACAA ACCGGCCTGCGGGTGCTGCGCCGCCCCTTCCGACGCCTGGTTAACCTGCGCTTCCTCGATCTCAGCCAGAACTATCTGGAACGCTGTCCGTTGCAGATCTGTGAGCTGCAGAACCTGGAAATCCTGGCGCTGGATGATAATAAAATATGCCAG TTACCTTCAGACTTTGGTTTACTTTCAAAACTGAAGATTCTTGGACTAACTGGaaatcagttttcttcctttccagaagAAATCCTTCCTTTAGAGTCTTTAGAGAAATTATACATTGGCCAAGATCAGGGAGCCAAGCTTACCCATATGCCAGAATGCATTAGGAAACTACAG AGTCTTAAAGAGCTGTACGTAGAGAACAATTATCTCAAGTACCTGCCTGTATCCTTGGGATCAATGCCCAACTTGGAAATTCTTGATTGCCGCTGCAATCTGATTAAGCAACTTCCAGATGCCATTTGCCAAGCACAAG ctTTGAAAGAATTACGGCTCGAGGACAACTTGATCACCCATCTTCCAGAGAATCTGGATAGTCTAGTGAATCTAAAAGTTCTGACACTGATGGGCAATCCCATGGAAGAACCCCCAATGATAGTGTGTGCCGAAGACACTGAGGCTGTATGGACATAccttaaagaaagaagaaatatgaagacAATGGCAACGAAG ATTCAGGCATGGTGGCGTGGAATAATGGTACGCAAAGGATGTGGGAAATTTGAAGACCTGCTAAAATTgcaaaagaagggaaggaattctccaaaagataagaaaggaaagaaggatgtaaaaggaaaatctgtaaagaaaaataagaaataa